ccccagtgtccccagagccccccggtgtccccgtggtgtccccaggtggtGGCGGACATGCGCGTGAAGCGCTACGCCCAGGAGGGCATCGGCAGCAGTTACCTGTTTCGCGTGGACCACGACACCATCATCGATGCCACCACGTGCGGCAACCTGGCGCGCTTCATCAACCACTGCTGCACGGTGAGCGCTGCAccgggctgagccgggctgagccgggctgaACCGGGCTAAATGATTGATTAATAATGGTAGTTATCATTCATCAACCACTGCTGCACGGTGAGCCTGGCCTGGGGGCTGAACCGGGCTAAATGATTGATTAATAATGGTAGTTATCATTCATCAACCACTGCTGCACGGTGAGCCTGGCCTGGGGGCTGAACCGGGCTGAACCGGGCTGAAccgggctgagccgggctgaACCGGGCTAAATGATTGATTAATAATGGTAGTTATCATTCATCAACCACTGCTGCACGGtgagcctggcctgggctgaaccgggctgagccgggctgagccgggctgaACCTGGAGGGTTTTTCAGGACCATTGAGGGTACCTGGAGGGGTTTTTAGGGCTATTGAGGGTACCTGGAGGGGTTTTTAGGACCAGGGCGTTGGTGGGGTCGGGGCTGACCCCGCtgtgcctcccccagcccaacTGCTACGCCAAGGTGATCACCATTGAGGCGCAGAAGAAGATTGTCATCTACTCCAAGCAGCCCATCGGCATCAACGAGGAGATCACCTACGACTACAAGTTCCCCATCGAGGACACCAAGATCCCGTGCCTGTGCCGCACCGAGAGCTGCCGCGGCACGCTCAACTAGCCCAGCACGCCAGCGATGGCCCAGCCGGCCCTCAGCTGGCCCAGCTATGGCCCAGCACACCCAACTGGCCCAGCTATAGCCCAGCCGGCCCAGCTAtagcccagcacacccagctaTAGCCCAGCTGGCCCAGCTATagcccagccagccctcagCTGGCCCAGCTGGGTCGGGGTTGGGCTCCAGGGTTGGCTTGGGGCGGCCGCCGTTGGGGTTTGGCCCCCAGGGTCGGTGGTTGGGTGCCGCAGTTGGCCTGGCATCGGTTTGGCCACCAGGGGTGGCTTTTGGCCACTGTTTGGCTGCCACCATTGACCTTCGATCACCGGGGTTGACCTTTGGCCACCAGGGTCGGTGCGTGGCCGCCAAAATTGGCCTTTGGTCACAGTTTGGCCACCAGGGTCGGTGTTTGGCCACCACTGACCCAAGGACGCCAGGAGCCGCCCTTTGGCCACCGTGGGTGACCAGAGGGGACACCGTGGGTGACCTTTGGCCTCTGTGGGTGACCGTTGGCCAGAGAGGCCACCCCGGGTGACCTTTGCCCACCCCTGCTGACCTCAGGGGCCACCACTGATGACGTCATTGGCGTGACCACGCCTTGGGGACGCCGTCACCATCGACCCCTCCCCCAGCGGCTGTGACGttgctgcccctcccccccaccgCACAGTGCCCGTGATGATGTCACCGTGACATCACGGTGACGTCACCACCCCCCACCACCCCCCCCCGAAAAAggctcttttcctcccttttttttttggctgtttcttGTAGAAACTCGGGGCGTGTCTGGGCGGGGGCTGGGACCCCTGCCGGGGATGTGGGGGTgcccctccccccagcccctccccccccagcTCTGTAAATACCCCCGGGGGGTGTAAATACCTGTACATGCCCCTCTCCCCTGTACATATGTTGATACGGGGGGGCCCCCGAGCCCCCCCTTTTTATAAAGTGGCCACTGAGCTTTGGCGCCGCCTCAGACTcgtttttgggggggatttgtgggttttggggggtggggaagggtttgggggattttgaggggatcCTCAGGGGAATCTGAGCATTTTCGGtgttgtggtggttttggggtggccTGTGGGAGTCTCGGAGATGTgtgaaggattttgggggactCAAAAATAGATGGTGGCCCCTGTGCCTTGGGACAGCTTACAATAATTGCTCCCAGTGTCAAAGAGGTAgtcaaaagcagaaagattaGGTCCTCCTGGGGACATCAATATGAAAGCAATTGCGATAGCGATTTTCACTCTTGGAACTCTGGAAAATCAATTGCTGCAAGCATTTTTCTACCTCAGTGGGGTTCCTCAGCTGCATTGACACAATTAAACAAGTTAGGGTGTTGCCTCAGCAAAGAAGTAAATGGCACCCCTACTGCAATCAGTGATTTGTTGACAGATGAAGAAGCGGTCAGACATGCCACTCTACAAAACAGAGCTGCCATTGATTTTCTTCTACTAGCACATGGGCATGGTTGTGAAGATTTTGAAGGATTACGTTGTACGAACTCATCTGATCATTCTGCTTCCATTCATAAACAGCTACAGGACCTAAAGGATTTAGCTAACCAAATTACAATAGGTGACCCATCTTGGCTAGACAGTTTGTTTGATGGTTGGAGCTTCTGCACCTTGCCTAAAGGAACTCTGTAAAATAGGCTTGATTATTCTTATAGTGATAATTGTAGTTTTAGTAGCAGTACCCTGTATAC
The sequence above is a segment of the Camarhynchus parvulus unplaced genomic scaffold, STF_HiC, whole genome shotgun sequence genome. Coding sequences within it:
- the LOC115915948 gene encoding histone-lysine N-methyltransferase SETD1A-like: GPNRVLSERRSEQRRLLSAIGAAALPDSDLLKLNQLKFRKKRLRFGRSRIHEWGLFAMEPIAADEMVIEYVGQNIRQVVADMRVKRYAQEGIGSSYLFRVDHDTIIDATTCGNLARFINHCCTPNCYAKVITIEAQKKIVIYSKQPIGINEEITYDYKFPIEDTKIPCLCRTESCRGTLN